CACTGCGCGTGGCGGCGGAGATGGAGGAAAAGGAGTGGTTGCTACGCGTCGTGCCGGGAGAAGAAGATAATGAAAAGAAAAAGGATTGGAAGGAGGAGTGATGCGCGACGCACGATGGAGAGCGATCGCAAGGCGTGCGCTTGTCCGGCGCAATGGTTCGGCCGGCGCTCCGGATGTAAACGTTTCCCTTGAAAAAATCCAActcaacatgcaaacatgtgtGGGAAAAGTTCACCTCAATAACTAAATAcagtgaattatatatatatatatatatatatatatatatatatatatatatatatatatatatatatatatatatacgcgctattcgtcaccctgggtgaggaattattcttcacccccctctattttaacatcaatgcatcgtaattttacgttttgtaaattttgtcttattttagATGTAAAaaaagaacgtaagaaaatatataatcatcgtaaaaaatattttatgttacgtaaattgcaaatgtaaaaacatagtgtaaaatgtacataaaatgTAATTTTTCTGGTCTTTTGACtttttttatgtcaaattttaTGCAGTGAATTAATATGACTTTAACTATTTATATTTGAaacataatttatttatgaaatgatcgtaagattacctcagaTGAAGAATAACATAtcctgcaccctgggtgatgaatagtaatactctctctctctatatatatagttTTTAATTTGTATATTATTATTTATCCAAACATTCATGTCTAATATATTGCAACCGATCCCACGGCAACGCGTGGTGTATCATCTAAGTACATGTTGCAGTCTTGCAGATTTTTCCTGTATGGTTTAAATTTTAGTATGTAGTTTTCTAAACGCCACTAACTTTCAGATTTAATTGACAACTGTACATATACTGATTTTTTGTTACTGTATCATACTTCTACGCAACACGCGGCTTGCACGTGCCCGGCGAACTCCTGCGGCGCCAGGGCGCGCGCCCACGACGGCGCCGCCCCGTTGGTTCCAGCCTCCTTGCTGAGCACATACACGGCCTGCTCACCGGCGTGGCGCCCGGCGCCGATGGCGGCCACGCGGCCGTCCCCGATGGCCACGACGACCGTCGCCGCGCGCCCGTCCTCCGGTACCGGCGCCACCGCCCGCCACACGCTGTCGCCGTCCCGCACCGCGAGGTGGCcaccacgtagcatgtacatggcGCCTGCTGCGGACGGCGCGGCGCAGCACGTCCTCGGGCACGCCCCCTCGTCGACCACCCTGTCCAGCACTGGATCCCACGTCCAGGCGTCTGTGTCGAATGCCTCGCCGGTGCCGGTGAACCGGCCCTGCGCCTCCGTCGGGTACCCGCCAACCACGACGAACCTGGCGCCGACGCAGATCCCTCTTGGCTCGTCCCGCTCCAGCGCCATGTCGGGCAGCGCCGCCCACGCGTCGGCCTCGGCGTCGTATGCCGCCGCCGACCGCAGCGCGTTCTTCTCCTCGTCGTGTCCGCCAGCGACGAACACCCTTCCTCCGGCCGCCGCGCACGCGAAGAAGGACCGACGCGGCCCAGGCATCGGCGCGCCGCTCCGCCACGCGCCCTCCAGGAAGTCGTACACGTGCACCGTGTCCGTCGGCGCCCACGTCTCAGGGTCCCAGCCGCCCACCACCACCagcttcctcctctcgccacaagcCACGGCGGCGAGCTGGCAGAAGAGCGGGAGCCCCCGGCCGCCTGGGAGCAGGGGCAGCGTGGCCCACCCTCCGTCGGCCGGGTCGTGGAGCACGAGCCGGTAGGAGTTGGAGAGGGCGGCGGACGCAGCGTACTTGTGGGCCGGGCCGGAGGCGGCGAGCGGGGGAAGGGCCTGGGCGAGGGCGAGGATCGGGCGGGCATGGCCGTTGGCCCGGCGGAGGCGGCCGTAGAGCGGCGATTCCACCTCCGCCTTCCACTGCCGCGAGGTGCGGCGCGCTGCTGGGAGCTGACGGAACCCCACCCGGAGCAGGCATTCCCGCGCCACCTCCTCCGGGAGCCCCGGAATCAGGTCACCCATCGTCGATCAACCTCGACCGATGCACAACCTTAATTCGCTCACTCCTTCAAACGAAACGAAAAGAACCGATAACAATCCGCTTCTTGCTCTCTGGTTTGGAACCCTACTACGCAACGAGAATCGAGCAGTGGATTGTGGCTGAGCTGAGTTGTTTGGGGACGCGGCGGGATGGCGAGCTTTATACCGGACAAAGCAGCATTTTTTAAATTTATTGTACAAACCAGGGGGGTTGCGCGGGAATGCGAGAGAGGTTTTCCGAACGGCGCTCGCCTCGCCATGCTGATCCCGTATCATATCCGGAAACAACTTGCCTTCAAAAAATTGGTCAGGATGGAGTCATGGAGACGTCGCCTTCTCGGCCCGGTGGCGTGCGGCAGTACACTGTAATTCCTCCGTCCCCAGTTTCGTGCCaggccgccggtcgccgtcgccgggATCCGACCGGCCGGCTACGAAGAGCGTggctatttatttattttgatctGAGAGCGTGGCTATTGAAACCTCTCGCATGGCGATCTCCGGTGCAGTCAGCAGCAGAGGTTGTCCGGACAGACAGTATACTGGCGGTCAGGAAACGGCGGCACGGAAGAGCTGTTTGCTTCGGATACACAGGTGCCGGGCAATTGTTGTTTATTCATGGAAACCGATCGCTCTCTTGTGGATTTGCGAATTACCATAACTTATCCAGCGGCGACCGTAAGATTCTGCGGCTGCCGGCGGCCGGCCGTGGGCGATCGAGCCGCCAGCCCGCCACACATCCACGTCGCTGGTTGTGGCAATCCGCTGCGAATAGCAGCTAGCTGAAGTTCTACCGTTTCAGTCCCCGTTTGGAACGCAGATATGAAAAACAAAAAATAGGAAAACAATATGAATTGCTGTACTCGTTTGAATGCTCAAGAGTATTTTATTTTGCACGGTAATTTTGCATGTAATTGTTTCTTCATCAGAATAAAGAGAAGAAGAGATGAGACCGGTTGTATTGGACTTCTCAAAATGAGTGAAAATATGATATTTGAACAATTGTTTAGAATCCTCTTTTTCTATTGCGAAATACTCgcatagcttgcaaaaacgtcttatattgtgggacggagtgACTAATTGTTTAGAATCCTCCAAAATGCTTACGAAAGGAATGATTTTTTCCCCTAAGCTTATTCTAAGATCTAAATGGCATCATGCGAAAACTTTATATAGGATTACATTCCTATGAAATTCATGTGAAACCCCTTTATTCCAGTTGGGACCTCAGTTGTTGAAACAAGGTGTTTTGCAAACTACAACCATACAATTCAAGTTGCCCATTTctatattttttttagaaaaggaggatatacccccggcctctgcatcagggcgatgcatgcagtcattttattaattattcaccaaGACCTTACAAaatgatactccctctgtcccaaaattcttgtcttaaactTGTCTGGacatggatgtatctaatactaaaacgtgacttgatacatccgtatttagacaaatctaagacaagaattttgggacggagggagtacatcattaAGCCTGAAGCTATCATCTTGGCAACACACATGTcactactcctatccccttgatgaaggggtgccaaatgtccgagccgaataccaaacaaacatcgcaccaaagcctaacatctaaagccggatgccccaAACAAGCCACAATGTCGGGACTAGGTCACAAAGTTGTCGATTTCAAATGCTAACTAGTTGCAATTATGAGTTCGGTTCCCAAACCTCATCATGTGCTTGTTTCAGAATGTTCGTGGATTTTCCTTTTTCAATAAAGAGCGATTTTATTATCTCAAGATGTAGCATCAAACGGATATgaagcattatgagtaacacccgctctctacataactaagatgcacatagCCAAATTCAAAGTCTAATGAAAACTCATGAAATAAAACCGACTAATCAGCAACAGCAGAGTCCTATAGACCCACACTATACCTATGTCGAAGGAGGTGGTGGGTCAATCCATAGGTCATGCTGCCATCCATGTTGGGGgaaaaacctccgtagccacctgctTCGAACGCGTACACACGCCTTGAACTTACTCCGGTTGTTGTAG
Above is a window of Triticum aestivum cultivar Chinese Spring chromosome 6B, IWGSC CS RefSeq v2.1, whole genome shotgun sequence DNA encoding:
- the LOC123134065 gene encoding F-box/kelch-repeat protein At1g80440-like, which produces MGDLIPGLPEEVARECLLRVGFRQLPAARRTSRQWKAEVESPLYGRLRRANGHARPILALAQALPPLAASGPAHKYAASAALSNSYRLVLHDPADGGWATLPLLPGGRGLPLFCQLAAVACGERRKLVVVGGWDPETWAPTDTVHVYDFLEGAWRSGAPMPGPRRSFFACAAAGGRVFVAGGHDEEKNALRSAAAYDAEADAWAALPDMALERDEPRGICVGARFVVVGGYPTEAQGRFTGTGEAFDTDAWTWDPVLDRVVDEGACPRTCCAAPSAAGAMYMLRGGHLAVRDGDSVWRAVAPVPEDGRAATVVVAIGDGRVAAIGAGRHAGEQAVYVLSKEAGTNGAAPSWARALAPQEFAGHVQAACCVEV